In Saccharomyces paradoxus chromosome XVI, complete sequence, the genomic stretch ACAGAATTCTCATTtccatcttcatcattctcatttattaaagaagaatgtgAATGATATTCGTTTAAACGTTTAAAATCAGAGGAGGACAGCAAATCTTCGCAAAAAACAGTCGCGATGGAACCGAAGTTTTTAACCCACTTGTTTCTTGTTCGTAATTCATTTTGCTTGAACAACTCAAAATCTTgatcaaaatttgaaataaatgACATAATTTGTTGAAACCATGATAGCCTACGATATTTTTCGATTAAATAAAGCCCGTATATCAATGGCAAATCTTCCACCTGTGCGAACTCCACCTCGTATTTCTTGTATAACTCTAGATCTTTATTACAGTCATTTAATAATAGCCTTTTAATACCAAGGATTTCCATTTGAGTGAATGCTATGTTACCCAAGATGACGACTGCATGCTTTTgcagattttttttcaaatctatTAGTTCTCCTGTTTGTGAATACAGCGCTTGTGATATAGTAAAGAGAGTTTTTACCGAgtcttttttatctttttccaGCATCTCATTCAtgctttttaaaaattcttgacTATTGAATTCTTCTGGTTCTTTGTCGAGAACATTTCTGCTTCTTGATCGCATTTCTGATACCAGGACCTCAAAGCTCTCAGCCATTTTATCTTCAAGTTCATATTTAGATTCATTTGGTGTAAATATTTGTCGCAGTTGATCAATACTGAGGGTTATGGTGTCTCtaaaatttgaattttcgTCAATTTCCCTCTTAATTTTATTCAGTTTACCGTTGATTGAatgatttaaaatttttacaGATTTCTCGTTCTCCAGAAGAGATTCGATGTTGATGAACTTTTGCAAAGAATCACCTTCTAAAGCAGTCAACTTACTCAAAGTGTCATTGAAACatttttcccattttgAAGTCATACCGTTGTCTACCAGCTGATTTAAAAACTGAACGTTTGAATTATACAAACTTTCGACATCAAAGCAATACAGTTTCAGATATTGCGAGCAAACAGTTAAACTGTCAAAAATACGCATGATCTGGGCTATTATATCCGGTATGAGGCTCTTGAAATAATGAACATCTATTTCCAAAGCGCTTAACCAACCAAGATTCGTAGTCAGTAAGCTAGTTACGGTATGGTAACTTAAACGCGGGAGATCCACGTCTGCGTCCTCCAAAGGCGAGGGCATAGGCTTGATCATGATATTATCGCTACCTTGGTACAACGATATATGGCTATTCTTAATTAAATATTCCAAAGTTTCTGTCAAATCCTTGGAATTAGGGGAGTATATAAGATTAGATTCTTTGGGCCTTGAAAGATCTGTTGGTGTAGGTTTATTGACAAGGGAGAACAGTCTTCTATCATAGATATAAAACTCATTCAGGGTGAAGGATCTATTAATAAGCAGTTCTTTAAACGTGGACGGTTTTAGTTTGTTACCATAAGGCAGTAGAATCAGCAGTTGATCTGGGGGTATCTTCCATTTTCTGGCAATGAACTGTTTGAATTTGTCCAGggaaacgaaaaaatcaacattCGTTGTTATGCATTCTCCAGATATTGCATTAATGATAGTGACTGTTGTTTGTAGCGGCGTTGTTTCTTGCTGTTTAGGTGCAGTGCTATGTTCATCAGCGCCTGCCATGacgtataaaaggaaaataaaaagaactaCCCTCTAAAAGACAATAGTACACTAAAATAACTACTGTTTAAAGAATAACTACTTTGGTTCTAACTTGGGAAAAATGGTAAAGTTAAATAAGGGCATCGCTATTATATAGTTCCATTCCTAGCAAGAAACCGGGTAGCCAAGAGCGATAAAAAGGCCCTTCATAGCAAGCCTTAGTAGAAATTATGGCCATATAGAATACAATCCAGCAAGAGAAATACAAGATATAAGAGCCACTACTACAGAAAAGGCGTTGGGTCAGGCCATGGAAATAGTGTACAAGCCATTGGACATACGTAACGAAGAGCAGTTTGCTAGTATCAAAAGGCTAATAGATGCGGATCTATCAGAACCGTACTCGATATACGTATATAGGTATTTCTTGAACCAATGGCCCGAATTGACGTACATTGCCGTGGACAACAAGAGTGGAACTCCCAACATACCTATTGGGTGCATTGTGTGTAAGATGGACCCGCACAGAAACGTCAGACTGAGAGGATACATAGGAATGCTCGCCGTGGAGTCCACATACCGCGGACATGGCATAGCAAAGAAACTGGTGGAGATTGCCATTGATAAGATGCAAAGGGCACACTGCGATGAGATCATGCTAGAGACAGAGGTAGAAAATTTGGCGGCTCTAAACTTATATGAAGGAATGGGATTCATCAGGATGAAACGGATGTTTCGTTACTACTTGAACGAAGGGGACGCTTTTAAACTGATATTGCCGTTGACTGAAAGGAGCTGTACTCGATCTACGTTCCTAATGCATGGCCGGATGGCCacataaaagaaaaacacttgatgatgataaaatatatattaataatacaatttttttatttatttatttaatcatatatatatagatatagaAAAAGGGCTGTAGAAGAAAGAGGAATAGAAAGAGAGAGAGATGATAAAGCAAGCTTTAGGAAGAACATAGAGGAaagtaaaataaaacagATAGACAAAACGTGGGGAAGAAGTATCTTTAAGCCAAAGTGGCGTTATACAACTCCTTTTCTGATTCGTATCTCTTCTTATCGGCCTGCGCCTTGGCCTCGTAAGGCTGCTTTTCCTCTGGCGTTAAAGCCTTCCACTTCTCACCCAACTTCTTGCCGACCTGTCCAAATGTGATATCTGGATTTTCAGAACGAACAATATCTCTGTTTTCGTTAGCGAAAAACATGTAGGCGGACAAAGCCCTCTTAGGGGCATTTGGgtccttcttctttctaGTGGTTCTCTTCTTAGGTTCTCTTGGGGTGGCCATTGCGTCTGTGCTTTACTATGTATAGGTTAGTCAATTGAGCAAAAACAGGTAATAAACACGTCCCAAAACAGTCCTTCCTTAACAGTCGGCACCAGTAATAAATATAGTGTTGTTTGTTTGCCCACCGCTAAATAAACGAACGGCGAAAAAAATAGGCGGCAAAAGGCGGGTGATTAGAAGACTATCGCGTGCGACGAGGCGTGCGGGTGGAACGCGGCGCCACTAATTTGTGACACTTGGACAGTATTTAACGTCGTACGATACATCATATCGATGGAAATGTAGACGTGCTCAACGCTCCAAGAATGAATCGCACACTCACAGATAATACCAGAGCCATAAATGTGGTCCCCAGCCTCGGTGCTCCTCAACAAAGGACGATTTTTGCCAAGGAGAGAATATCCATCCCAGGATACTACGAAATTATCCAATTCCTAGGCAAGGGCGCCTATGGGACAGTATGCTCCGTGAAGTTTAAAGGTCGGAACCCTGCCGCTAAGATAGCGGTTAAGAAAATCAGCAACATCTTTAATAAGGAGatccttttgaaaagggcAATCCGTGAGTTGAAATTcatgaatttcttcaaaggccataaaaatattgttaaTCTAATCGATCTCGAGATAGTGACGAGCTCACCTTACGACGGGCTGTATTGCTACCAGGAACTAATTGATTATGATTTGGCCAAAGTCATACATTCGTCCGTGCAACTCTCGGAGTTCCATATCAAGTACTTTCTTTACCAGATCCTGTGCGGGCTAAAGTATATACACAGTGCAGATGTCATCCACCGAGATTTGAAGCCTGGGAACATCTTGTGCACTTTGAACGGATGTTTAAAGATCTGCGATTTTGGCCTCGCTAGGGGTATCCATGCCGGGTTTTTTAAGTGTCATTCCACTGTGCAGCCCCATATAACCAATTACGTTGCTACAAGATGGTACAGAGCACCTGAGCTGCTTTTATCCAACCAACCATATAACAAGTCCGTCGACATATGGGCTGTAGGGTGCATTCTTGCAGAATTCTATGCTCGAAAGCCCGTATTTATGGGACGTGACTCCATGCATcagatttttgaaatcatcaaaatcttgGGCACTCCCGATAAAGATCTTTTGATCAAGTTTGGTACCATTAAAGCTTGGAATCTAGGCAAAAACAGTAATAATCCTGTATATAAGAAAATCCCATGGTCCAACATTTTCCCCTTTGCCTCGCATGAAGCTATTAATCTTATAGATTCCTTACTCCATTGGGATTCGACACATAGGTTAAATGTGGAGCAAGCCATATCACATCCGTTCCTGGATGAAGTGCGAAAGCCAGATGACGAGCCCGTTTGTCTCCAAGGTCCCTTCGACTTCACTTATGAATCCGAGCTGGATTCGATGTCCAAATTAAGAGACTACTTGATTGAGGAAGTGAATGGATTTAAAACCGAGTTGT encodes the following:
- the MAK3 gene encoding peptide alpha-N-acetyltransferase MAK3 (Catalytic subunit of the NatC type N-terminal acetyltransferase~similar to YPR051W), with amino-acid sequence MEIVYKPLDIRNEEQFASIKRLIDADLSEPYSIYVYRYFLNQWPELTYIAVDNKSGTPNIPIGCIVCKMDPHRNVRLRGYIGMLAVESTYRGHGIAKKLVEIAIDKMQRAHCDEIMLETEVENLAALNLYEGMGFIRMKRMFRYYLNEGDAFKLILPLTERSCTRSTFLMHGRMAT
- the NHP6A gene encoding high-mobility group nucleosome-binding protein (High-mobility group (HMG) protein~similar to YPR052C), with product MATPREPKKRTTRKKKDPNAPKRALSAYMFFANENRDIVRSENPDITFGQVGKKLGEKWKALTPEEKQPYEAKAQADKKRYESEKELYNATLA
- the SMK1 gene encoding mitogen-activated protein kinase SMK1 (Middle sporulation-specific mitogen-activated protein kinase (MAPK)~similar to YPR054W) — protein: MNRTLTDNTRAINVVPSLGAPQQRTIFAKERISIPGYYEIIQFLGKGAYGTVCSVKFKGRNPAAKIAVKKISNIFNKEILLKRAIRELKFMNFFKGHKNIVNLIDLEIVTSSPYDGLYCYQELIDYDLAKVIHSSVQLSEFHIKYFLYQILCGLKYIHSADVIHRDLKPGNILCTLNGCLKICDFGLARGIHAGFFKCHSTVQPHITNYVATRWYRAPELLLSNQPYNKSVDIWAVGCILAEFYARKPVFMGRDSMHQIFEIIKILGTPDKDLLIKFGTIKAWNLGKNSNNPVYKKIPWSNIFPFASHEAINLIDSLLHWDSTHRLNVEQAISHPFLDEVRKPDDEPVCLQGPFDFTYESELDSMSKLRDYLIEEVNGFKTELSSSSL